A single genomic interval of Pseudorca crassidens isolate mPseCra1 chromosome 19, mPseCra1.hap1, whole genome shotgun sequence harbors:
- the KLHL10 gene encoding LOW QUALITY PROTEIN: kelch-like protein 10 (The sequence of the model RefSeq protein was modified relative to this genomic sequence to represent the inferred CDS: substituted 1 base at 1 genomic stop codon): MEMESTAASAGFHQPHMERKMSAMTCEIFNELRLEGKLCDVVIKVNGFEFNAHKNILCSCSSYFRALFTSGWNNIEKKVYNIPGITPNMMKLIIEYAYTRTVPITPDNMENLLVAADQFNIMGIVRACCEFLESELCLDNCIGICKFTDYIYCPELRRKTYTFILHNFEEMVKVSEEFLELSVTELKDIIEKDELNVKQEDAVFEAIVKWTSYDPQNRKQHISVLLPKVRLGLMHAEYFMTNVKMNDYIKDSEECKPVIINALKAMYDLNMNGSSNSDFTNPLTRPRLPYAILFAIGGWSGGSPTNTIEAYDARADRWLNVTCEEESPRAYHGTAYLKGYVYIIGGFDSIDYFNSVKRFNPVKKTWHQVSPMHSKRCYVSVTVLGNFIYAMGGFDGYVRLNTAERYEPETNQWTLIAPMHEQRSDASATTLHGKVYICGGFNGNECLSTAEVYNAESNQWTVIAPMRSRRSGIGVTAYGEHVYAVGGFDGANRLRSAEVYSPVANIWRTIPTMFTPRSNFGIGVVDDLLFVVGGFNGFTTTFNVECYDEKTEEWYDAHDMSIYRSALSCCVVPGLANVEEYAARRGNFTGLALRDEVRHSASTSTLPVXASSLG; the protein is encoded by the exons ATGGAGATGGAGAGCACGGCGGCCTCCGCAGGTTTCCACCAGCCTCACATGGAGAGGAAGATGAGTGCGATGACCTGTGAGATCTTCAACGAGCTTAGGCTAGAGGGCAAGCTCTGCGACGTGGTCATCAAGGTCAATGGTTTTGAGTTCAATGCCCACAAGAACATCCTCTGTAGCTGCAGTTCCTACTTTAG agCTTTGTTTACAAGTGGCTGGAACAACATTGAAAAGAAGGTATACAACATCCCTGGCATTACCCCCAACATGATGAAGCTAATTATCGAATATGCGTACACCCGGACCGTCCCCATCACACCAGACAACATGGAGAACCTGCTGGTTGCTGCAGACCAATTTAACATCATGGGTATTGTCAGGGCTTGCTGTGAGTTCCTCGAGTCGGAGCTGTGTTTGGATAATTGTATCGGCATCTGCAAGTTCACAGACTACATCTACTGCCCTGAGCTGAGGCGGAAGACCTACACGTTCATACTGCACAACTTTGAGGAGATGGTGAAAGTCTCAGAAGAGTTTTTAGAGCTCTCAGTCACTGAACTTAAGGATATCATTGAGAAAGATGAGCTCAACGTCAAACAAGAAGATGCTGTATTTGAGGCCATTGTAAAATGGACTTCTTATGACCCCCAAAATAGGAAGCAGCATATTTCAGTCTTGCTTCCCAAG GTTCGCCTGGGTCTAATGCATGCTGAATACTTCATGACCAATGTTAAGATGAATGACTATATCAAAGACAGCGAGGAATGCAAGCCAGTCATCATTAATGCACTGAAGGCCATGTATGACCTAAACATGAACGGATCTTCTAATTCTGACTTCACCAACCCACTCACCAGGCCCCGCCTGCCCTACGCCATCCTATTTGCAATTGGTGGCTGGAGTGGTGGGAGCCCCACCAATACCATTGAGGCATATGATGCTCGGGCAGACAGATGGCTGAATGTCACTTGTGAGGAAGAGAGTCCTCGTGCCTACCACGGGACAGCTTATTTGAAAGGCTATGTTTATATCATTGGGGGGTTCGATAGTATAGACTATTTCAATAGTGTCAAGCGTTTTAACCCAGTCAAGAAAACGTGGCACCAGGTATCCCCGATGCACTCCAAGCGTTGCTATGTCAGCGTGACAGTCCTCGGTAATTTTATTTATGCCATGGGAGGATTTGATGGCTATGTGCGTCTCAACACTGCTGAACGTTATGAGCCAGAGACCAACCAATGGACACTCATTGCCCCCATGCATGAACAGAGGAGTGATGCGAGTGCCACAACACTCCATGGAAAG GTCTACATATGTGGTGGGTTTAACGGAAATGAATGCCTGTCAACGGCAGAAGTGTACAACGCTGAGAGTAATCAGTGGACAGTCATAGCACCCATGAGAAGCAGGAGGAGTGGAATAGGCGTAACTGCTTATGGAGAACACGTATATGCG GTAGGCGGCTTTGATGGAGCTAATCGACTTAGGAGTGCAGAAGTCTACAGCCCAGTGGCTAATATCTGGCGCACAATCCCCACTATGTTTACTCCTCGTAGCAATTTTGGTATTGGGGTGGTAGACGACCTCTTGTTTGTGGTGGGTGGCTTTAATGGCTTTACCACCACCTTTAATGTTGAGTGCTATGATGAAAAGACCGAAGAGTGGTATGATGCTCATGACATGAGTATATACCGCAGTGCTCTGAGCTGCTGTGTGGTACCAGGGCTGGCCAACGTTGAGGAATACGCAGCTAGACGAGGCAACTTCACAGGATTAGCACTGCGCGATGAAGTAAGGCATTCCGCCTCGACAAGTACCCTACCTGTATGAGCCTCTTCACTTGGCTAA
- the KLHL11 gene encoding kelch-like protein 11 codes for MAAAAVAAAAAAAAAASLQVLEMESMETAAAGSAGLAAEVRGSGTVDFGPGPGLSAMEASGGDPGPEAEDFECSSHCSELSWRQNEQRRQGLFCDITLCFGGAGGREFRAHRSVLAAATEYFTPLLSGQFSESRSGRVEMRKWSSEPGPEPDTVEAVIEYMYTGRIRVSTGSVHEVLELADRFLLIRLKEFCGEFLKKKLHLSNCVAIHSLAHMYTLSQLALKAADMIRRNFHKVIQDEEFYTLPFHLIRDWLSDLEITVDSEEVLFETVLKWVQRNAEERERYFEELFKLLRLSQMKPTYLTRHVKPERLVANNEVCVKLVADAVERHALRAENIQSGTFQHPASHVSLLPRYGQNMDVIMVIGGVSEGGDYLSECVGYFVDEDRWVNLPHIHNHLDGHAVAVTESYVYVAGSMEPGFAKTVERYNPNLNTWEHVCSLMTRKHSFGLTEVKGKLYSIGGHGNFSPGFKDVTVYNPELDKWHNLESAPKILRDVKALAIEDRFVYIAARTPVDRDTEDGLKAVITCYDTETRQWQDVESLPLIDNYCFFQMSVVNSNFYQTASCCPKSYSLENEEAVRKIASQVSDEILESLPPEVLSIEGAAICYYKDDVFIIGGWKNSDDIDKQYRKEAYRYCAERKRWMLLPPMPQPRCRATACHVRIPYRYLHGTQRYPMPQNLMWQKDRIRQMQEIHRHALNMRRVPSSQIEC; via the exons atggcggcggcggcggtggcggcagcagcagcggcggctGCGGCTGCATCTCTGCAGGTGCTAGAGATGGAGAGcatggagacggccgccgccggcTCGGCGGGGCTGGCCGCCGAAGTCAGAGGCAGCGGCACGGTGGACTTCGGGCCTGGTCCTGGCTTGTCTGCAATGGAGGCGAGCGGGGGCGACCCGGGCCCGGAGGCCGAGGATTTCGAGTGCAGCTCTCACTGCTCGGAGCTGTCATGGAGGCAGAACGAGCAGCGGCGCCAGGGCCTCTTCTGCGACATTACCTTGTGCTTCGGCGGTGCGGGAGGCCGCGAGTTCCGGGCCCATCGCTCGGTGCTGGCCGCCGCCACCGAGTACTTCACGCCCCTGCTCTCGGGCCAGTTCTCCGAGTCCCGCTCGGGCCGGGTGGAGATGCGCAAGTGGAGCTCCGAGCCCGGGCCCGAACCCGACACGGTGGAAGCTGTTATCGAGTACATGTACACCGGGCGCATCCGCGTCAGCACGGGCAGTGTGCACGAGGTGCTGGAGTTAGCCGACAG gTTCCTATTAATTCGTTTAAAAGAATTTTGTGGAGAATTTCTCAAGAAAAAACTTCATCTGTCTAATTGTGTGGCCATTCATAGTTTAGCTCACATGTATACTCTAAGCCAACTTGCTCTGAAAGCTGCGGATATGATACGGAGAAACTTCCACAAAGTAATTCAGGATGAGGAATTTTATACTTTACCGTTCCACCTCATTCGAGACTGGCTGTCAGACTTGGAGATTACAGTTGATTCTGAAGAGGTTCTATTTGAAACCGTTTTGAAATGGGTTCAGAGAAAtgctgaagagagagagagatactttGAAGAACTTTTTAAATTGCTCAGATTGTCCCAGATGAAACCTACTTACCTTACTCGTCATGTCAAACCAGAGAGGCTGGTGGCCAATAATGAAGTTTGTGTCAAGTTAGTGGCCGACGCAGTGGAGAGGCATGCTCTTAGAGCCGAGAATATACAGTCTGGCACGTTCCAGCATCCTGCTTCTCATGTCTCATTATTACCTCGCTATGGGCAAAACATGGACGTGATCATGGTTATTGGAGGCGTGTCAGAAGGAGGGGACTATTTAAGTGAATGTGTGGGATATTTTGTCGATGAGGACAGATGGGTAAACCTACCCCATATTCATAATCACCTTGATGGACATGCTGTTGCAGTAACAGAATCCTACGTGTATGTTGCTGGGTCGATGGAACCAGGGTTTGCTAAAACTGTGGAAAGGTATAACCCAAACTTGAATACCTGGGAACACGTTTGTAGTCTGATGACAAGGAAGCATTCTTTTGGACTAACAGAAGTCAAAGGGAAGCTATACAGCATTGGAGGACATGGCAACTTCAGTCCTGGTTTTAAAGATGTGACTGTTTATAATCCCGAGCTTGATAAATGGCACAACTTGGAATCAGCACCAAAGATTCTTCGAGATGTTAAAGCACTAGCCATTGAAGACCGGTTTGTGTACATCGCTGCCCGCACTCCTGTGGACCGGGACACTGAAGATGGATTAAAGGCTGTCATCACTTGTTATGATACGGAGACTCGACAGTGGCAAGATGTGGAATCTTTGCCACTTATTGACAATTACTGCTTTTTCCAAATGTCTGTGGTCAATTCAAACTTTTATCAGACAGCCTCATGCTGTCCCAAGAGTTATTCTTTAGAAAATGAAGAGGCAGTAAGAAAAATTGCCAGCCAAGTTTCCGATGAGATCCTTGAAAGCTTACCTCCAGAAGTCCTAAGCATCGAAGGAGCGGCCATTTGCTATTACAAAGATGACGTTTTCATTATTGGAGGCTGGAAAAACAGTGACGATATTGACAAACAGTATCGGAAAGAAGCTTACCGATATTGTGCCGAGAGAAAGAGGTGGATGCTTCTTCCTCCCATGCCACAGCCTCGTTGTAGAGCCACTGCCTGCCATGTGAGAATCCCATATCGGTACTTGCATGGCACTCAGAGATATCCTATGCCTCAAAACTTAATGTGGCAGAAGGACCGGATCAGACAGATGCAAGAAATACATCGACACGCCCTAAACATGCGACGAGTGCCAAGCTCTCAGATAGAATGCTAG